Proteins encoded together in one Meles meles chromosome 7, mMelMel3.1 paternal haplotype, whole genome shotgun sequence window:
- the IGFBP6 gene encoding insulin-like growth factor-binding protein 6: MTPHRLLLPLLLLTLLFAARSGAALARCPGCGQGVQAGCPGACVEEEDGGPPAEACTEAGGCLRREGQQCGVYTPNCVPGLQCHPPEEEEAPLRALLLGRGRCRRARGPPGENPKESKPQAGTTRPQDMNRRDQQRNPGASTTAGRPSPGGVQDTEMGPCRRHLDSVLQQLQTEVYRGAHTLYVPNCDHRGFYRKRQCRSSQGQRRGPCWCVDRMGQPLSGSPDGDGSSSCPPGSSG; encoded by the exons ATGACCCCCCACaggctgctgctgcccctgctgctgctAACTCTGCTGTTCGCTGCCCGCTCAGGAGCCGCCTTGGCACGGTGCCCAGGCTGCGGGCAGGGGGTGCAGGCGGGTTGTCCGGGGGCTTGcgtggaggaggaggatggggggccGCCGGCGGAGGCCTGTACGGAAGCTGGGGGCTGTctcaggagggaggggcagcagtgCGGGGTCTACACCCCCAACTGCGTCCCAGGACTGCAGTGCCACCCGCCCGAGGAAGAGGAGGCGCCTTTGCGGGCGCTGCTGCTGGGCCGCGGCCGCTGCCGCCGGGCGCGCGGGCCCCCGG GAGAGAATCCTAAGGAGAGCAAACCCCAAGCAGGGACCACTCGTCCCCAGGACATGAACCGCAGAGACCAACAGAGGAATCCAGGGGCCTCTACCACTGCGGGCCGGCCCAGTCCTGGGGGTGTCCAAGACACCGAGATG ggccCGTGCCGCAGACATCTGGACTCAGTGCTCCAGCAACTACAGACTGAGGTGTACCGAGGGGCTCACACCCTCTACGTGCCTAACTGTGACCATCGGGGCTTCTACCGGAAGCGGCAG tGCCGCTCCTCCCAGGGGCAGCGCCGAGGTCCCTGCTGGTGTGTGGATCGGATGGGCCAGCCCCTGTCGGGGTCCCCGGATGGTGATGGAAGCTCCTCTTGCCCCCCTGGGAGCAGCGGCTAA